From a single Rosa rugosa chromosome 7, drRosRugo1.1, whole genome shotgun sequence genomic region:
- the LOC133721037 gene encoding uncharacterized protein LOC133721037, translated as MSDHQHHPRLHHLRSTPQLLRQASASFFSNLLTFLFLSLLIFSFRTVVENGTHLLTAFIDRDPSLKSLLSRLDLAANPTSSSRSPHPSPVTLRRRRRPFLHLTRVGTLDEDFFSGEDDDDSRALFGSTRKAPIFIFSHFTSKLGFNGTRVSDMARSGLSFKADQFTISNEKATDRDGGDNEEEEEEEGNSENSEMDRIVDLQFFIKGLELGQRDVAALFFLVSFLSAAYGWVILGFLVTYSWVLGIVFTTVVNDLIGRFNSFIGLVWDGSRLGVKRLSGFILMRWAVRDALTQLLGLWYFGEIEDQYSFFKLFIRLKLMPFSVMPPWIRGFDKEISGFLLMWIFVDTIVAFVFAVDAWIAIVDSRKSGKEIVKEGLQLVGSMFSQALQIKCLELIFCGTSVKWGLTRVFGRSFAKVFQSTMEVYFLVAWLIFYFAARARCRDASSQGDRIGALH; from the coding sequence ATGAGCGATCACCAGCACCACCCGCGGCTCCACCACCTCCGGAGCACGCCGCAGCTCCTCCGGCAAGCCTCGGcctccttcttctccaacctcctcaccttcctcttcctctccctCCTCATCTTCTCCTTCCGCACCGTCGTCGAGAACGGGACCCACCTCCTCACCGCCTTCATCGACCGCGACCCTTCCCTCAAGTCCCTCCTCTCCCGCCTCGACCTCGCCGCCAACCCCACCTCCTCCTCCCGATCCCCCCACCCCTCTCCGGTCaccctccgccgccgccgccgcccctTCCTCCACCTCACCCGCGTCGGAACCCTCGACGAGGACTTCTTCTCCGGCGAAGACGACGACGACTCCCGCGCCCTCTTCGGCTCCACCCGCAAAGCcccaatcttcatcttctctcaCTTCACCTCCAAATTAGGGTTTAATGGGACTAGGGTTTCGGACATGGCCCGCTCCGGCCTCTCCTTCAAAGCCGACCAATTCACCATCTCCAATGAGAAAGCGACAGACAGAGACGGCGGCGAtaatgaggaggaagaagaagaagaaggcaatTCGGAAAATTCAGAAATGGATCGGATTGTGGATTTGCAATTCTTCATCAAGGGATTGGAGCTGGGTCAACGCGACGTGGCGGCCCTGTTCTTCCTTGTGAGTTTCTTATCCGCTGCATATGGCTGGGTCATTCTAGGGTTTCTTGTTACGTATTCTTGGGTCCTCGGCATTGTGTTCACCACAGTTGTCAATGATCTGATAGGGAGGTTTAATTCGTTTATTGGTTTAGTTTGGGATGGGTCTAGATTGGGAGTCAAGAGATTGTCTGGCTTCATTTTGATGAGGTGGGCTGTGAGAGACGCGCTCACTCAGCTTCTAGGATTGTGGTATTTCGGTGAGATTGAGGACCAGTACTCTTTTTTTAAGCTCTTCATTAGGTTGAAGTTGATGCCTTTCTCTGTCATGCCTCCCTGGATTCGAGGTTTCGACAAGGAGATTTCCGGGTTTCTGTTGATGTGGATATTTGTGGATACGATTGTGGCGTTCGTGTTTGCCGTGGATGCTTGGATTGCGATAGTGGATTCTAGGAAGAGTGGGAAGGAGATTGTTAAGGAGGGGTTGCAGTTGGTGGGATCGATGTTCAGCCAAGCTCTGCAAATAAAGTGCTTGGAACTTATATTTTGTGGGACGTCTGTAAAATGGGGTCTGACTCGTGTTTTTGGAAGATCGTTTGCCAAGGTCTTTCAGTCGACCATGGAAGTCTACTTTTTGGTGGCTTGGTTGATATTTTACTTTGCAGCAAGGGCGAGGTGTAGGGATGCTAGCTCACAGGGGGATAGAATTGGAGCACTTCATTGA
- the LOC133721038 gene encoding protein SMALL AUXIN UP-REGULATED RNA 12 — MKGKFARVCANKLRKIGNKGSIPSTSSCCEQCCQWALWPNSMHEENSIPKDVPKGHLVVYVGDNHKRFVIKLTLLNHPLFRALLDQAREEYDFNAHSKLYIPCDENLFLEVVRCAKLSR; from the coding sequence ATGAAGGGGAAGTTTGCAAGGGTGTGCGCCAATAAGTTGAGGAAGATAGGTAATAAAGGGAGCATACCTTCTACTTCCTCGTGCTGCGAGCAATGCTGTCAATGGGCTCTGTGGCCAAACTCCATGCATGAAGAAAACTCGATCCCAAAAGATGTCCCAAAGGGTCACTTGGTAGTTTATGTAGGTGACAACCACAAGAGGTTTGTAATCAAACTCACCTTGCTCAATCACCCACTCTTCAGGGCACTTCTGGACCAAGCTCGAGAAGAATACGATTTCAATGCTCACTCAAAACTCTACATACCCTGCGATGAGAACCTCTTCCTCGAAGTTGTTCGATGCGCTAAGCTCTCCAGATGA